In Candidatus Cloacimonadota bacterium, a single window of DNA contains:
- the yihA gene encoding ribosome biogenesis GTP-binding protein YihA/YsxC gives MKIIDSNYHSSGFHFNQLPNLSFPEIAFIGRSNVGKSSMINALLNRKNLAQISKKPGKTRSINLFDVNYINNSGKRTKMFFADLPGYGFANVKGEMQNQWQKLVTNYIRNRRTLRGIVIIVDIRHEASPKDIDAIKWVSSFGKNMMIIATKSDKLSKSKTSAQIRKLNQQFDLDQNEIVHSFSAKNKFGKNIILNWIGEKVQSVES, from the coding sequence ATGAAAATAATTGATTCAAATTATCATTCAAGCGGTTTCCATTTTAACCAATTGCCTAATTTATCATTCCCGGAAATTGCATTTATCGGGAGATCAAATGTGGGTAAATCTTCAATGATTAATGCCTTATTAAATCGGAAAAATCTTGCCCAAATAAGTAAAAAACCTGGAAAAACAAGATCAATAAATTTGTTCGATGTAAATTATATCAACAATAGCGGGAAAAGGACTAAGATGTTTTTTGCGGATTTACCCGGTTATGGTTTTGCCAACGTGAAAGGTGAGATGCAAAATCAGTGGCAAAAGTTGGTTACGAATTATATTCGTAACCGCAGAACTTTGCGAGGCATTGTGATCATTGTTGATATTCGGCATGAAGCCAGTCCCAAAGATATAGATGCGATTAAATGGGTCAGTTCGTTTGGAAAAAATATGATGATTATTGCTACAAAAAGTGATAAGTTAAGTAAAAGTAAAACAAGTGCCCAAATCAGAAAACTAAATCAGCAATTTGATTTGGACCAAAATGAAATAGTTCATTCTTTTTCCGCAAAAAACAAATTCGGGAAAAATATTATACTAAATTGGATTGGTGAAAAAGTCCAATCAGTTGAAAGCTAG
- the queD gene encoding 6-carboxytetrahydropterin synthase QueD, translating into MYIINVIEKFCGAHKLNGYEGECSNIHGHNWRVRLAIACKNLDSIGLSIDFKEAKRKLKNILDEFDHKNLNDLEAFYGKNPSSENIAKTIFNLCADVFDDDNSKVIELQVWESDNYSIIYLRDENN; encoded by the coding sequence ATGTATATAATAAATGTAATTGAAAAATTTTGCGGAGCCCATAAATTGAATGGTTATGAAGGTGAATGCTCAAATATTCACGGTCATAACTGGAGAGTTCGGCTTGCTATCGCGTGTAAAAATCTCGATTCTATCGGGTTGAGCATTGATTTCAAAGAAGCAAAGAGAAAATTGAAAAATATTCTGGATGAATTTGATCATAAGAATTTGAATGATTTGGAAGCGTTTTATGGAAAAAACCCATCATCTGAAAACATCGCCAAAACTATTTTCAATTTATGTGCAGATGTTTTTGATGACGATAATTCAAAAGTAATAGAATTGCAGGTCTGGGAATCTGACAACTACTCAATAATTTATCTAAGAGATGAAAATAATTGA
- a CDS encoding TldD/PmbA family protein — translation MLNKTLIEKILLQAVSGGADFAEIYSENCFNSSIQLLDSKIKKSVDGFDFGAGIRIFYGKKAIYAYTNDLSEKSLLSLAKTISKADTGKSNITTFNLCEKKIANIHPIEIFPKDVAKAEKVNFLHQVNKFARNHSKFISQVRIIYSEVEKKILVANTEGLLTKDSRNYVRAYATAIAAKNSEMQTGGEGPGAFKGFEFIKNLNPEKIGNEIAKQAVVMLNADYAPSGKFPVIIGNAFGGVIFHEACGHSLETTSVAKGASVFADKMGTQIANKCVTAIDDGTIPNQWGSTNIDDEGNPTQKTVLIKNGILNSFMIDKLGGMKIGMKSTGSGRRESFKFAPTSRMRNTYIAPGKDKIEDMIASVDYGLYAKKMGGGSVQPGTGDFNFAVSEGYLIEHGKITKPVRGASLIGNGANILHKISMIAADLKHAEGMCGSSSGSVPVCVGQPHIKVDEIIVGGRKEN, via the coding sequence ATGTTAAACAAAACGTTGATTGAAAAAATTCTGCTACAAGCCGTTTCCGGCGGTGCAGATTTTGCAGAAATTTATTCGGAAAACTGTTTCAATTCTTCTATTCAACTGCTGGATAGCAAGATAAAGAAATCTGTGGACGGTTTTGATTTCGGAGCTGGCATTCGTATTTTTTATGGCAAAAAAGCAATATATGCCTATACAAATGACCTTTCCGAAAAATCTTTGCTTTCCCTTGCAAAAACTATCAGCAAGGCGGACACAGGAAAAAGCAACATTACAACTTTTAATTTATGCGAAAAGAAAATCGCTAACATTCACCCGATTGAGATTTTCCCGAAGGATGTAGCAAAAGCGGAAAAAGTTAATTTTTTACATCAAGTTAACAAATTCGCAAGAAATCATTCCAAGTTTATTTCCCAAGTCAGAATCATTTATTCTGAAGTTGAGAAAAAAATCCTTGTGGCAAATACAGAGGGCTTACTTACCAAAGATAGCAGAAATTATGTTCGAGCTTATGCAACCGCAATTGCTGCCAAAAATAGCGAAATGCAAACAGGCGGCGAAGGTCCGGGTGCTTTTAAAGGATTCGAGTTCATAAAAAACTTAAACCCTGAAAAAATTGGGAATGAAATCGCCAAGCAAGCGGTTGTCATGCTCAATGCTGACTATGCACCTTCCGGAAAATTCCCTGTGATTATTGGCAATGCTTTTGGTGGGGTTATTTTTCACGAAGCCTGCGGACATTCACTCGAAACTACAAGTGTTGCAAAAGGTGCATCTGTTTTCGCAGATAAAATGGGAACACAAATCGCCAACAAATGCGTAACTGCAATTGACGATGGAACAATACCAAACCAATGGGGCTCAACGAATATTGATGATGAAGGAAATCCTACTCAGAAAACCGTGCTAATTAAAAACGGAATCCTAAATTCATTTATGATTGATAAACTCGGCGGCATGAAAATCGGAATGAAATCAACCGGTTCCGGCAGAAGAGAGTCCTTCAAATTCGCTCCAACATCCCGAATGCGAAATACTTACATTGCTCCCGGAAAAGATAAGATCGAAGATATGATCGCATCAGTAGATTATGGACTTTACGCCAAAAAAATGGGTGGAGGCTCCGTTCAACCCGGAACAGGAGACTTCAATTTCGCCGTTTCAGAAGGATATCTGATTGAACATGGAAAGATCACAAAACCTGTTCGTGGAGCATCACTTATCGGAAATGGTGCCAATATTCTACACAAAATCAGCATGATCGCTGCTGATCTCAAACACGCAGAAGGTATGTGCGGTTCATCCAGCGGAAGCGTGCCGGTCTGCGTTGGACAACCTCATATAAAAGTAGATGAAATCATAGTCGGCGGACGGAAGGAGAACTAA
- a CDS encoding TldD/PmbA family protein, with protein MFEKEFETIFKIAKQKGIDKFDIFLIKNSSFSLNVFKQNVEEFSSSDMTGLSIRVINGKKVGYAYTEKFDADSFDTILNMALENSRIIEDEKEIDLINFPDLEMKVKTFYPELEEINIDAKIDIAMKLESFPLGFDKRIINVPHAQYGDMSTYLKIANSSGLSKEYKSNGVYGFSYCLAKDDKMNKGGSYFDVSHYFGKIDPKHIGERAAQKALELLGAREIKSGQYPIIFDHSTAATMLQTFANIFSAKSVQEGQSRLKGKLGQNIATEKITIVDDALYEKGWARPFDAEGYPSQKTELIKNGLLNSFIHNTITAKKDNTKSTGNASRSYKGTLGISSSNMYITNGDVKKNELYGIYPKSIEIVSLAGMHSGCSSISGDFSLSAQGFLCENGARKYPIHNFTVSGNFFEMLNNITALADDLKLNMSQFGSPTFLVEKLNISG; from the coding sequence ATGTTTGAAAAAGAATTTGAAACAATATTCAAAATTGCTAAGCAAAAAGGAATTGATAAATTCGATATATTTTTGATAAAAAACTCTTCCTTTTCCCTTAATGTATTTAAACAAAATGTGGAGGAATTCTCTTCTTCGGATATGACCGGATTGAGCATCCGCGTTATCAATGGTAAAAAAGTCGGCTATGCTTATACGGAAAAATTTGATGCCGATTCTTTTGATACTATTTTGAACATGGCTTTGGAAAATTCTCGCATTATTGAAGATGAAAAAGAGATAGATTTGATAAATTTCCCCGATTTGGAGATGAAAGTTAAAACTTTTTATCCGGAACTCGAAGAAATTAACATTGATGCCAAAATTGACATAGCTATGAAATTGGAAAGTTTCCCTCTGGGATTTGATAAACGAATCATCAATGTTCCTCACGCTCAATATGGAGATATGAGCACGTATTTGAAAATCGCAAACTCCAGCGGACTAAGCAAAGAATATAAATCCAACGGCGTTTACGGTTTCTCCTACTGTCTTGCAAAAGACGATAAAATGAACAAAGGCGGCAGTTACTTTGATGTTTCTCATTATTTTGGCAAAATTGATCCGAAACATATCGGAGAGAGGGCAGCGCAAAAAGCCTTGGAACTGCTTGGTGCAAGAGAAATAAAATCAGGACAATATCCGATAATTTTTGACCATTCTACTGCTGCGACAATGCTTCAAACTTTTGCAAATATTTTTTCGGCAAAATCAGTACAAGAAGGTCAGTCCCGACTAAAAGGAAAATTGGGACAAAATATTGCGACTGAAAAAATCACTATTGTAGATGATGCATTATATGAAAAAGGCTGGGCTCGACCATTTGATGCGGAAGGCTATCCGTCCCAAAAAACTGAACTAATCAAAAATGGTTTGCTGAATTCATTCATTCACAACACAATTACAGCCAAGAAGGACAATACGAAATCAACCGGCAATGCAAGCCGTTCCTACAAAGGAACTCTGGGCATCTCTTCATCAAATATGTATATCACAAACGGTGATGTGAAAAAGAACGAACTTTATGGCATTTATCCCAAATCCATCGAAATCGTCTCTTTGGCAGGAATGCACAGTGGTTGCAGCTCCATTTCCGGCGATTTTTCACTTTCCGCTCAAGGTTTCCTTTGTGAAAACGGAGCCAGAAAATACCCGATTCATAACTTCACGGTTTCCGGCAATTTCTTTGAAATGCTCAATAACATAACCGCTCTTGCCGATGATCTCAAATTGAATATGAGCCAATTCGGTTCTCCGACATTTTTGGTTGAAAAATTAAATATTAGCGGATAA